The Rhodothermales bacterium genome contains the following window.
CCGACCTGGTGATAAACGGTGGCGAGCTGTCGCCTGACCTGTACCGTGGCCGTACGCTTGTGTATCGCAATGATGGCGGGACCATGACCAGCATCGGCGCCGAACGCGATCTCGGTCAGATAGCGTTCGGGTCTTCACGATGGCTGGACTATGACCTGGACGGCGATCTCGACATCCTGTTGTCCGGGGCTGAGAATCCATTCGGTGAACGCTTTGCCCTGGTGTATCGCAACGAGAACAACCTGCGCTTTGCGGAGGAATTCCGCCTGTCGGGCCTTCTGTTCTCGGAGATCGCAGCCGGAGACTACAATGGCGACGGTGACGTGGACCTGATGGTGGTCGGAGAGGACCAGAACGGTGCCGCAGCGCTGATCTTTTTCATCAACCTGGTGGTGCCGGAGAGCATTCCGCCCGGGCTGATCGTGCGATAGGCTAGTCCTGCTCAGGCAGGGGTTGCAGCGCAAGCTCCAACGCCTGCTGCAGGTACGTCTTATGGTTTTGTGCCGTGTACGCCAGGTAGACGTCGGGCTGCGCCGGGTTGCCCTCGAGGATGGATCCGTCCGGCCGAAGTGTGTGTCCGATGGACCAGCCGTATTCCACCACGGGGTCCGAGGTACCCGGCCAGAGCAGGGTCTCATGCCACTCCCACGAGTTGCTGAAGCCCCCGGTCGGCATGCCTACGACACGGCCGAGGCCGTTGTCCGCCACCATGGCGACCAGCTGGTCCACCTGGGAGCCTGCGCGGCTTCCGGAAATGACCACCAGTCCGCCGCGGAACCGCTCGGGTGACGGGGTCACTGTGAGCAGACTGTCCGCTCCGGCGTGTCGCAGCTTGAAGGGCACCGGTCCCACGATTTCGCCGATCGATGCGCCGCCGTAGGACACTTCCAGCCACTCGCTCAGCTCCGCACTCAGGTGGCGAGGACGCACATCCGACACGCGCAGGGTGGACCATGTGGCGATGAACTCGCGACCGGTGAGTCGTCGCAGCAGTTCCACCGACCCGCGTCCGCCGGTGCTCTCGGTCACGTCCAGCACGACCGTGTGGTCAAGCAGGTCCTCATCGCCCGCAAACTCCATCAGGTACTGCAGATCCTCCGGAAACTTGTCGCCGAAGCCCCGCCATTTCAGGATGACCAGCGAGTCCCTGGTCATGAGGTCAAAGCTGGCTCGGGAGAGTTCGGTCAGCGCTCCGGGGTAGTGTCGGGCAGGGTCCTCGCGGCGCAGGGGCTGCTCTGCCAGGCTGTAGGGGACCTGAACGGAGTGTCCCGCCAGGTTCAAGTGCAGTTCGGCAGCCTGTAGTTGAGGAGGGATGGTGCTGGATTGCAGCGTCATCAACTCCGCGATGCGCCACATAAGATTCTCGCGCGTGCTGTGGGCGATGAACGGTGTGACCCGGTTCACGTAGGCGCCGACCGAGTCGTCGAACACCGACAGCACAGAGGTGCCGGGTTTGATGCCAAGACTGTCGTGCGCACTGGCGACAAAGAATGCGGGATTCGGCCAGTTGCTGAAGTCGGGGTGGATCTCCAGAGGAGCAAAGCGCGGGTTCGCATCGGGAGCGCCCGGAGGAACGGCCGGCCTAAGGCCTCCGGGAACGGGACGGACCTGCAGATGCCCATCCCGCCGCACGTTGCTCACGCGCGACAGGGCGTAGAAGAGGTCCTCTTCGGTCTGTGCACCGATGACCGTGTCGCGGAGACGGCCCATGTCATGCTCGACATTGACGGCCAGCGCGGCTTCCTTGGCCGGCGATCGCGCTTCCCGAATGAGGGTCCACGCCGAGACCAGGTCGAAGAGCGCCGCGCGCGTGGCAGGCGAGCCCGCCCGGTCCGAGTGACCAGGGGCCTCACACGTTCCCGACAGGAACGGCAACAGGGCGAGAACCAGAAAAGGGCGAGCCGACATACCGAAGGGATCGGCTGTCGGCTCGCAGAAATAACCCGACCACGGTCTTCGGTGGGTGACCGAACGGGTTTATCCCATGTTCTCGACCAGCGCGTTGCCGAACTCGGAGCACTTCAGCAGCGTGGCGCCCTCCATCAGGCGGTGGAAGTCGTATGTAACCCGCTTCTGGGAGATGGTCTTCTCCATGGCCGCCACGATGAGATTCGCGGCCTCATTCCAGCCCATGAAGCGCAGCATCATCTCGCCGGAGAGAATGACCGAACTCGGGTTCACCTTGTCCTGGCCTGCGTATTTCGGCGCCGTACCGTGCGTGGCTTCGAAGATGGCAAGGCCCGTGTCGTAGTTGATGTTGGCACCTGGCGCGATGCCGATGCCGCCCACCTGTGCCGCCAGCGCATCCGAGATGTAATCGCCGTTCAGGTTCATGGTGGCGATCACGCCGTACTCGCGCGGCCGGGTCAGAATCTGCTGCAGGAAGGCGTCTGCGATCACGTCCTTCACCACGGGGCCGTCCGGGATCTGGCACCAGGGGCCATCGCCAATCACGGTCGCGCCGAATGCCTCCTGAGCCAACTGGTAGCCCCAGTCGCGGAATCCGCCCTCGGTGAACTTCATGATGTTGCCCTTGTGGACCAGCGTGACGCTGTCGGCGCCTGTCTCCATGGCATGCCGGATGGCGGCACGCACGATGCGCCCCGTGCCCTCCTTGGAGACCGGCTTGATGCCGATGCCGCTGGTTTCCGGGAAGCGGATCTTGCCGAAGCGATCCGGGAAGGCTTCTTTCAAGAGCGCCTTGAACTTCTCGGTGTCCTCGGAGCCGTCCTGGAATTCGATGCCAGCGTAGATGTCCTCCGAGTTCTCCCGGAAGATGATCATGTTGACGTCCTGCGGTGCCTTTACTGGAGAGGGCACACCCTCGAACCAGCGTACAGGCCGCACGCAAGCGAAGAGGTCGAGCTTCTGGCGCAGGGCCACGTTCA
Protein-coding sequences here:
- the icd gene encoding NADP-dependent isocitrate dehydrogenase — encoded protein: MYKDLTPPSDGNKITMGDGGLQVPDRPVIPFIEGDGIGPDIWAAAQHVLDSAVQKAYGSDREIVWFEVFAGQKAMDNYGEWLPQDTLTAVEDYLVAIKGPLTTPVGGGIRSLNVALRQKLDLFACVRPVRWFEGVPSPVKAPQDVNMIIFRENSEDIYAGIEFQDGSEDTEKFKALLKEAFPDRFGKIRFPETSGIGIKPVSKEGTGRIVRAAIRHAMETGADSVTLVHKGNIMKFTEGGFRDWGYQLAQEAFGATVIGDGPWCQIPDGPVVKDVIADAFLQQILTRPREYGVIATMNLNGDYISDALAAQVGGIGIAPGANINYDTGLAIFEATHGTAPKYAGQDKVNPSSVILSGEMMLRFMGWNEAANLIVAAMEKTISQKRVTYDFHRLMEGATLLKCSEFGNALVENMG